CAAGCTCCTCACTCAAACGGTCTAAGTCCCAGGTCGAAATTCCAGGCTGTACAGCTTCCCGCAATTGCTCAAGGATTTCCGCCACGATCATACAGGCCTGCCGGATCTTCTCTATCTCCCTGCGACTCTTTAGCTCAATCACCGTCCTTTTCTTCACAACTTAACCCAGTACAGAAACAATCCTCTGAAATATCTCATCTATAGCACCAAGACCATCTATGCGGCGCAACTTGCCCTGCTTTTCGTAATAATTAATTAAAGGCTCCGTTTGATCCTTGTAAACCTTAAGACGAGACGTAACGGTTTCAACGTTGTCATCATCACGCTGGTAGAGCTCTCCGCCGCACTTATCACACACGCCTTCTTTCTTGGGAGGATCGAAGACGACATGAAACCCGGCACCACACTGCCTACAGGTCCTGCGCCCCGTCAGGCGCTTCACCAGTTCCTCGTCAGGAACCTCTATGCACACCACATGATCTATCTGCTGTCCGAGTTCGGAAAGCATCTTATCCAGTGTCTCGGCCTGGCTCACATTTCTCGGAAAGCCGTCCA
This portion of the Thermodesulforhabdus norvegica genome encodes:
- a CDS encoding adenylate kinase, giving the protein MNIILLGPPGAGKGTQAKRMMERYGIPQISTGDMLRAAVAAGTQLGLEAKKYMDAGQLVPDEVVVGLVKERIQQEDCKKGFMLDGFPRNVSQAETLDKMLSELGQQIDHVVCIEVPDEELVKRLTGRRTCRQCGAGFHVVFDPPKKEGVCDKCGGELYQRDDDNVETVTSRLKVYKDQTEPLINYYEKQGKLRRIDGLGAIDEIFQRIVSVLG